In Vicingaceae bacterium, the following proteins share a genomic window:
- the pcrB gene encoding geranylgeranylglyceryl phosphate synthase — translation MNQFSEKYLKQLAGQKKLLAWLIDPDKYEDERWNDSYRTYEKISDIILVGGSLIFKGVVSEVCKKIKLKTAKPVILFPGNSMQVCGEADAILFLSLVSGRNPEYLINQQVMAAPEIKRHKLEVLPTAYLIISSQNMTTAHYISQTLPIPADKPEIAAVTSLAARYLGMRHFYLDAGSGSAKPVSEEMIATVKKEIADHLLWIGGGIKSAEDIIKAWRAGADVVVVGSMFENNLELNHHISLIMNFQER, via the coding sequence ATGAATCAATTTAGTGAAAAATATCTAAAACAATTGGCCGGTCAAAAAAAATTGCTGGCCTGGCTCATTGATCCCGATAAATATGAGGATGAAAGATGGAATGATTCATACCGGACATACGAAAAAATTTCTGACATAATATTGGTCGGAGGGAGCTTGATTTTCAAGGGGGTAGTCAGTGAGGTTTGTAAAAAAATAAAGTTGAAGACAGCCAAACCTGTGATACTTTTTCCGGGCAATTCGATGCAAGTATGTGGAGAAGCAGACGCCATTTTGTTTTTAAGCCTGGTTTCGGGCAGAAATCCCGAATATTTGATCAATCAACAGGTAATGGCCGCACCGGAAATTAAAAGGCACAAACTGGAAGTTTTGCCTACGGCTTATTTGATTATTTCGAGTCAGAATATGACTACGGCACATTATATCAGCCAAACATTGCCTATTCCTGCTGACAAACCGGAAATAGCAGCCGTAACCTCCCTGGCGGCAAGATATCTGGGTATGCGTCATTTTTATCTGGATGCCGGCAGCGGATCTGCCAAACCGGTAAGTGAAGAAATGATTGCGACCGTCAAAAAGGAAATTGCGGATCATTTATTATGGATTGGCGGGGGTATCAAAAGTGCCGAGGATATTATAAAGGCCTGGAGAGCCGGTGCTGATGTAGTGGTGGTTGGCAGTATGTTTGAGAATAATTTGGAATTAAATCATCATATTTCATTGATAATGAATTTTCAGGAAAGATAA
- the tadA gene encoding tRNA-specific adenosine deaminase encodes MIEDKDNYFMKIALQEAKKAFDEDEVPVGCVIVMNGQIIGRGYNQTEKLLDVTAHAEIIAITSAANHLGSKFLNDCTMYVTLEPCVMCAGAIHWSRIARLVYAAQDPKKGFISAYGLKDQFSKLSISEGVEREPASQLLVDFFRNKRDLM; translated from the coding sequence ATGATAGAGGACAAGGACAATTATTTTATGAAAATTGCCCTGCAGGAAGCCAAGAAGGCATTTGATGAAGACGAAGTGCCGGTAGGTTGTGTCATTGTGATGAATGGTCAAATAATCGGAAGAGGGTATAATCAAACGGAAAAGTTGCTGGATGTGACGGCACATGCAGAAATAATCGCTATCACTTCGGCTGCCAATCATTTAGGATCGAAATTTTTGAATGACTGCACAATGTATGTAACACTCGAACCGTGCGTTATGTGTGCCGGAGCCATACATTGGTCGAGAATTGCACGTTTGGTTTATGCTGCACAGGATCCTAAGAAAGGTTTTATTTCGGCATATGGGCTGAAAGACCAATTCTCAAAACTCTCTATATCAGAAGGGGTTGAAAGGGAACCGGCTTCACAATTGTTGGTTGATTTTTTCAGAAACAAAAGGGATTTAATGTAA